Part of the Arthrobacter sp. MMS18-M83 genome is shown below.
TTTCTCCTTGGCGATGAGGGCAGTGGTTATTGGCTTGGCCGTGAGGCGGTGCGGCACAGCCTTCGGCGGATGAACAAGGGGCTGGAGCCCGATGGCCTCACGGCGGCACTCCTGGAATCCTGCGGGGTGGACGACCCCAACAAGCTCATTGCCTTGTTCCATTCGGAGGACACGGATAGGCGGTACTGGGCCCAGCGGGCGGCTGCCGTGGTGGAGACCGCCCGCGAAGGGGTTGAGATCAGTCGCCTCCTGCTGGACCAGGCAGGACGGGATCTCGCGGAACTTGCGGCGCAGGCCGTTCGGCAACTTGGCCTCCCTGGACCGGTGATCCTCGGCGGCGGGCTCGGCATGAATGTAGAGCCCTTGCAGTCCGCCTTCCGGACAGGGTTGGCTGCGCACGGAATCACGGATGTTCGGGTTCTGGACCAGGAACCGGTGTTCGGCGTGCTGCACATCCTGGCGGAACAGGCCTAGTCCTACTCCCCGGCCCTGTTCCGGGTCCTCGGCTTGAGCTGGACTCCCGGCATGGGCGGTGCGGGAATTCGCCCGGCCTCTGCACCGGCGTCGGGCCCATGGCCATTGATCAGGCCGAACCGCGCTGCGCGGGCATCGTCGTCGCCCAGGAGCGCCTGGGCTTCCCAGTCCTCGCGCGCCTGCTCTACTTCCTCATGCGTCCGGCCCACGAAGTTCCACCACATGAGGATGTCTTCTTCGAAGGGTTCGCCACCCAGGAGCATGAAGCGGGTTCCCGGGGTTGCCTCGAGGCGGAGCGATTCCCGGCCGGTCCCGAGGAAGGCCAGTGGGCCGGGGTCAACTGTTTGGCCTTCGATCACCGCGGAGCCGTCCAAAACCAGGATCGCGTGTTCGAAGACCGGGTTCAGAGGCAGTTCGACGGCGCCCGAGGCCGAGATTTCCGCGCCGACAATCGGGCTGTACATGATGGCGGGGGAGCGCCGCCCGGCGAATTCGCCGACGAGCACGGTGGCCCTGAAACCGTCCGTCGCGACCACCGGCAGGTCGACGATCTGCTGGAACGACGGCGCCCGGTGCCTTACTGCGTCCGGCAAGGCAACCCACAACTGCAGGCCGCGGGACAGCGGCAGGGGCGCGCCGCCGTCGGGCGCGTTCGGGTGAAGTCCTGCCGGCAGGACGGCGAACTCGGAATGCGAAATGCCGCGGCCGGCGGTCATGATGTTCAACTGCCCGGGACGGACTACGACGTCGCTTCCAACACTGTCGCGGTGCCGCACCTCACCCAGGAGCGGCCACGTGACGGTTTGCAAGCCCGTGTGCGGGTGGGGGAGGACGCTCATCGCCACGCGATCCGGGCCGAAGCTATCAAGGAAGCACCACGCGCCCACGGTCGGGAGGCCACGCTGGGGAAGCGTGCGGGAGACCGTCATATTTCGGACGCCGCCCAAGGGAACGTTGCGGGATGGCCAAAGCTGCACACAAGGTCCCTGGCCGGGGTGACCGGCAGGGCAGACTTCCTGGGCCGGGGCCGTTTCCAAGTTGGTCACGATACAACTCCATGTGCTGAAATGTTACTAAATGTACTATTCTGTTTCGCGTGAACAATGCCGTTTTGAGCTACCACGACGCCGTCCTTTTCCGTTCCGGGGAACGCTACCGCATCCTTGCCGGAGCCATCCATTACTTCCGTGTACACCCGGACCACTGGCAGGACCGGTTGCGCAAGCTCAAAGCCATGGGTGCCAACACCGTGGACACCTATGTGGCCTGGAACTTCCACCAGCCTAGTCCCGATATTGCACCGGATTTCAGTGGGTGGCGGGACCTCGGCCGGTTCATTGATCTCGCTGCTGAAGAAGGGCTTGATGTCATTGTCCGCCCGGGCCCCTACATTTGCGCCGAGTGGGACAATGGCGGCTTCCCTGCGTGGCTCACGGGCACCCCGGGAATCGGTTTGCGTTGCCTCGACCCTCTGTTCACGGACCCTATTGAGCAATGGTTCGACCACTTGCTTCCCATCATCGCCAGCCGCCAGGCATCTGTCGGAGGGCCGGTGGTGGCCGTGCAGATCGAGAACGAATACGGCAGCTACGGCGACGATCACCACTACATCCGTTGGAATCGCCGCGCACTTGAAGAGCGCGGAATCACTGAAATGCTGTTCACTGCCGACGGCGGCACGGACTACTACCTCGACGGCGGCGCCATTGACGGGACGTGGGCGACGGCGACCCTAGGCAGCCGCGGCGACGAAGCGGTGGCCACGTGGGCACGACGCCGGCCAGGCGAGCCGTTCTTCAACGTGGAGTTCTGGGGCGGCTGGTTCGACCACTGGGGCGAACACCATCACGTCCGGGATGCCGCGGAAGCCGCCGCGGAGGTCCGGAAAATGCTCGACCTGGACGGCTCAGTTTGCATTTACATGGCCCACGGAGGCACCAATTTTGGGCTCCGTTCCGGCAGCAACCACAATGGCTCCCGCATCCAACCCACGGTCACGAGCTACGATTCGGACGCTCCCATCGCGGAGAACGGAGCCCTCACCCCTAAGTTCCATGCGCTCCGGCGGGAGTTCCTCCGGGCGCAAGGGATCGAGGAACTCACTGAGCTTCCGCAGGAGCTGCTCGCCGAGCCGGCGGTCCTCCCTGCGCAGACTTTGCCGCTGGCGCCCGGCCCGGAACTTCTGGCGCTTGCCAGGGCAGCGGGCGCCCCTGTGCCGAATGTCCGGCCGCTGAGCTTTGAACAATTGGGGCTCGACGCCGGCATGGTGCTGTATTCGGCAGACGCGGTGCTTCCAGGAAAACCCGGGACCCCGACGGAATCGGCACTTCGAATCACCGGATTGAACGATCGTGCCTACATCTGGGTGGATGGCGCCTTCGTCGGAATCCTCGACGACGTCACTGCGGCGGAAGGCTTGAAGGTCACCGGCAAAGGGGCTCCCGTCAAGCTGGAGATCCTCGTGGAGAACCTCGGGCGGATCAACTACGGACCCCTCACCGGGCACGGCAAAGGAATCCTCGGCGGCGTCCTGGTCAACCAGCGATACACCTTTAATTGGACGCAGACGCCTGTGCGGCTCGCAGAGTGGGGCCCTGCGGAGATAAAGCAGCTTGCCGGGGCAGAGTTCGTGGCTGAGCAAGCGGCGGACAGCTACCTTGCCCTGCCGGACTCCGGCAAGGGCTTTGTCTGGATCAACGGGTTCCTCCTTGGCAGGTACTGGGGCATAGGGCCCCAGCAGACGCTGTACGTTCCGGCGCCGCTCATCCGTGCAGGCAGCAACATCATCAAAGTGCTTGAACTTGAAAAGACCGGCACCGTGGTGGAACTTCGTGAAAGCGCCGATCTTGGCGCAACCGACAACTCGGAGATCGCGGCGGCGTTGTTGCCCGCTTAGGCTGGGCTCCATGAGCATCCACTTCGACACCCGCCCGGCCGCATATGGAGTTGTCATCCGCGACGGAGCGATCCTTCTCGCCTATTGGAAGCAAGACGGCAAAGAAGGCTGGACCCTTCCCGGCGGAGGCCTGGACCTGGGGGAGCATCCTGTGGATGGTTGCCGCCGCGAGATCCAGGAGGAAACCGGGTACGACGCCGAGATCGGAGCGATGCTGGGCATCGACGTCGGCCACTGGCCGGGCGAGGAGCGCCTGGACGGATCGGACCGTGATTTCCAAGCGATCCGCTTGGTCTACGAGGCCAACATCACCGGTGGCGAACTGACCCACGAGATAGACGGCAGCACCACCCGTGCTGCATGGGTTCCGTTGGACAAAGTGCCCGGACTAAACCGTGTTTCCCTGGTGGATATCGGCCTCCGTTTGCACAGTGAACGGCCCCTCAACGGAAAACTCCCGACGTCCTGAGCATTGCCGATTCATTACGGTCTTCGCGCCTGCGCTGACATCGTCGGTGGTGCTGGTTAGGCTGTAGAAACATCACGTCACTGTTGATTCATTTCCATCGTTGATATTGCAGCCCAACAGTTAGGTAAGCCCGGGAATGGCTGAAGCCATGATTGAGTTCCAGAGCGTCACCAAGCAGTATCAGGGCGGGCAACCCGCTGTTGACGGATTGAGCATGTCCATCGACAAAGGTGCCATCACAGTGTTCGTCGGGCCTTCGGGCTGCGGGAAGACCACCTCCCTCCGGATGATCAACCGCATGGTGGAGCCCACGTCGGGCACCATCACCGTGGCCGGCAAGGATGTTTCGAACGAACCGGCCGCCCAATTGCGCCGCTCCATGGGCTACGTCATGCAGTCCTCGGGGCTCATGCCCCACCGTTCCGTGCTGGACAATATCGCCACTGTTCCAAGGCTCAATGGTGTTTCCAAAGCGGCGGCCCGCAAACGCGCGGAGGAATTGCTCGACGTCGTCGGGCTGGCCTCCGTACTCGGCAAGCGGTACCCGTCCCAACTGTCCGGCGGCCAGCAGCAGCGCGTCGGGGTGGCGCGCGCGCTCGCGGCGGACCCGCCGGTCTTGCTGATGGATGAGCCGTTCAGCGCGGTGGACCCCGTAGTTCGTGACGAACTCCAACAGGAACTCCTCCGGCTTCAGCGCGAACTGGCCAAGACCATCGTCTTCGTCACCCACGACATTGACGAGGCCACCGTCCTGGGCGACAAGGTGGCCGTCTTCGCCGTCGGGGGCAAACTGGCGCAATATGCGGCGCCGGAAGAGATCCTCCGCGCTCCCGCCAACGATTTCGTGGCCTCCTTTGTTGGCCGCGACAGGGGCTTCCGGCACCTTGCCTTCAATGGCGCCGATGCGGTGCCGGTGCATCCAGTCAAGACCGTGGAAGCGCCGCAGCTTGCCGCGGGCAGCAGCGAATGGGCATTGGTGCTCGACGGCGACGCCCGGCCCATGGGATGGGCCTCGCCACGTGACGGTGCCGGGCTGATACCCGGAGGATCCTTGTTCCGGCGCGGCGACACGCTCCGCCGGGCGCTGGATGCCGCCTTGTCCTCGCCGTCGGGCTTGGGCGTGGTAGTCGACGACGACGGCAGGCTCACCGGTGTCCTCAAAGCCGAGGAAGTCCTGGCGCTGATCGAAGAAACCCGGCACAACCGGGAGGACGCCCCCTGATGGAATGGTTCCTGGCGAACAGCGGGATGGTCTTCGAGCGGGCCGGCGAGCACCTTATCCTGGCTTTGATCCCCATGGTGCTCGGCCTGCTCATTGCCGTGCCACTGGGCCAGTTGGCTCGGAGGAACCGAACGCTCAGGACTGTGGTCACCACCGGAAGTTCCCTGCTATACACCATTCCTTCCCTGGCGCTTTTCATCATTCTGCCGCCGATCCTGAACACCCGGATCCTTGATCCGCTCAACGTGGTGGTTGCCCTCACCATCTATGCCGTTGCGTTGTTGGTAAGGGCTGCCATGGACGCCTTCGATTCGGTGGACGACGACCTCCGGATGGCGGCAGTTTCCATGGGTTTCAAGCCGACCGCACGGTTCCTGCAGATCGACCTGCCCCTTTCCTTGCCGGTGCTCTTCGCGGGCTTGCGCGTGGTCTCCGTCAGCAATATCTCCCTGGTCAGCGTGGCCGCGCTCCTGGGGGTCGGAAATCTGGGAATGTTGTTCACCGACGGCCTTCAGCGCACGTTCGTCACTGAGGTAGTGGTCGGCATCATCGCCATTCTCCTGCTTGCCCTCATCATGGACACGTTCCTGGTCCTCCTGGAGAAGGCACTGACCCCCTGGACACGGGCCAGTGCCGTAACCACCAAGCAAGAAACCAAGGCAGGGCTGGCCATCGCGGAAACCCGGATCCACGCGGAGGCGGCCCGATGAGCAACTTCCTGGACACGGTCGCGTGGCTCACGGATCCGGATCATTGGTCAGGAAGCGGCGGAATCGCCACCAGGCTCCTTGAACACCTGCAGTATTCGGCCCTGGTCCTGGCGATTGCCGCGGCCATCGCCGTACCGGTGGGCCTCTTCATCGGCCACACCGGACATGGACGCGTCGTCGCCGTGGCATTCGCCGGTGCCTTGCGGGCCCTCCCCACCCTCGGCTTGCTCGTCCTGTTTGCTTTGTTGGCCGGAAGCGGTCTCATGCCGCCCGTGTGGGCGTTGGTCATCCTGACTGTGCCACCCCTTTTGGCGGGGACATACGCCGGGATTTCGAGCGTCGATCCGAATGTCGTTGACGGGGCCAGGGCCATGGGCATGACCGAACTCCAGATATTGTTCCGCGTGGAGCTGCCCAACGGCCTGCAAGTCATGTTTGGGGGCATCCGCACTGCGGTCCTGCAGGTCATCGCGACGGTTTCCGTCGTGGCCTACCTTCCTTTGGGCGGCCTGGGGCGTTATCTTTTTGACGGATTGGTCCTCCAGGACTTTCCCCGCATGCTGGGCGGGTCACTGCTCATCGCGGCGTTGGCAATCGCCGTCGACCTCATTCTGGCGCTGGCGCAGAGGATTCTGCTTCCGCCCGGACTTTCCATCGATTCCAACGGCGGCCACAAGGCCACCGGAGATCTCGCAGCCGCTGCACCAGCAGGAGCTGCCGTTCAAGGAGGTACCGCATGAAGCACCCCGTCACCCTGACCCGCCGCGGGCTCGGAGGCCTAGCGGCCGGAGTCGGCGTTGCACTTGCCCTGAGCGCATGTGGCGGCAGCCCGCTGTCCACGCCATCCACTAATGCTCCCTCCGGGGCCGGGGGATCGCTGACCGTGGGTTCGGCCGATTTCCCGGAGAGCCAAGTCATTGCCGAAATCTACGCCGGAGCACTGAACGCCGCGGGCGTCACGGCCACTACCAAACCCAATATTGGATCGCGCGAGATCTACTTCAAGGCCGTCCAGGACGGTTCGATCGATCTCGCCCCGGATTACTCAGGCAACCTGCTGTCCTACTTGGACAAGAACGCTACCCAGGTCTCGGCAGATGACGTCTTCAAGGCGTTGCCCGGAAAGCTTCCGCAGGGATTGGGAGTGCTGGACGCTGCCAAGGCCGAGGACAAGGACGCCATGGTTGTCACCAAGGCCACGGCGGAGAAGTACCAGCTCAAATCCATCGATGACCTCGCCAAGGTCTGCAAGGATCTCACGATGGCGGCGCCGGCAACTTTTGAGACCCGTGCCTACGGCTTCCCGGGTCTTAAAGCCAACTACAACTGCGTGCTCAAGGCCCTGAAGCCGTTCAGCGATGGCGGCGGCAACCTGACGTTGCAGGCTCTGCTGTCCAACGACGTTCAGGTTGCGGACATCTACACCACCACTCCGTCCATCCAGGACAACGCGCTGGTGGTGTTGGATGATCCCAAGAACAACTTCAAGGCCCAGCAGGTCCTCCCGCTGTACAACAAGGCCAAGATGACAGACAAGGCGAAGGACGCCCTCAACGCCGTGTCCAAGATCCTGAGCACGGACGACCTCATCAGCCTCAACCGCGCAGTCAGCGGCAACCAGAAGCAGAACCCCAAGGACGCCGCAGCCGCATGGCTCAAGGACAAGGGGATCGTGAAGTAACCTTCACGAGAAATGCTCGACGGCGGCGAGGAACCCAGGGGGCCTCGCCGCCGTCGTCGTTAATGTGAGTGATGTCTCAACTGAAGTACATCCCTGGTATGGCATATTTGATGAATGGCAGAATTCAAGCAGTCCACCAAGCTTCATAATGTCCTTTACGACATCCGTGGACCGATTCTTCAGGCCGCCCAGCAGATGGAGGCTGAGGGTCACCGCATCCTCAAACTGAATATCGGAAACCCGGCACCGTTCGGATTTGAAGCGCCGGACGCGATTTTGGTGGATATGATCCGCCATCTGCCCCATGCCCAGGGATACAGCGATTCGCGCGGTATTTTCTCAGCCCGCACCGCCGTCTCGCAGTACTACCAGACCCGCGGCATCCAAAACATCCACGTTGACGACATCTACCTTGGCAACGGCGTCAGCGAGCTCATCACCATGTCGCTCATGGCTTTGCTGGAAGTGGGAGACGAGATCCTCATCCCCACTCCCGACTACCCGCTCTGGACTGCCTCGGTGGCATTGGCCGGCGGCCGCCCTGTCCACTATCTGTGCGACGAAGAGTCGGGCTGGCAGCCCGACCTTGAGGACATGGAATCCAAGATCACGCCTCAAACCAAGGGCATCGTGGTCATCAACCCGAACAACCCCACGGGGGCGGTGTACCCGGAGGAGACCCTCAAGAAGATCGTGGCCCTGGCTGAAAAGCATGGCCTGGTGGTGTTCGCGGATGAGATCTACGAGAAAATCCTCTACGAAGACGCTGTCCACGTGAATCTTGCCGGGCTCACCGGCGACGACGTACTGTGCCTGACGTTCAGCGGACTGTCCAAGGCATACCGGGTGTGTGGCTACCGTGCTGGCTGGATGGCCATCTCTGGTCCCAAGAAGGATGCCGCCGACTACCTCGAAGGCATCAACCTGCTGGCCAACATGCGTTTGTGCGCCAACGTGCCGGCACAGCATGCCATCCAGACCGCCTTGGGCGGCCACCAGAGCATCAATGACTTGATCCTGCCCGGCGGTAGGCTCCTCGAGCAGCGGAACAAAGCCTACGATCTGCTCAACGCGATCCCAGGAGTCAGCACACAGCAGGCCAGGGGTGCCCTTTACCTGTTCCCGAAGCTTGACCCCGAGGTCTATCACATCCGCGACGACGAGAAATTCGTCCTTGACCTGCTCAAGGAACAAAAGATACTCGTCTCACACGGCCGGGCCTTCAACTGGGTGCGTCCGGACCATTTCCGCATGGTGACCCTGCCAAACGTCAAGGACATTGAAGAAGCGATTGGGCGCATGGCGGACTTCCTCGGGCGGTACGAAGGCAACTAGCCTGTTGTGCAAGCCGCGACGAAATGCGGTCGGACCAGAGGGGACGTCGAAATGGCCGGGACCACGGAGTTCACGAAGCAGGTATCCACCGTCTTGAAGGCCGGACCGGGATTTTCGCTGGATGCGGTAGACGCCGATTCGACACCCGGCTACAAGGGGAAGAAGTCTGACGGCGTCGCTTTGCTGGCAGCCCAGGACGGTCGTCTGGATGTCCTGCAGGAGATGCTCTTTGCCGAGGGAAAATTTGGCAGCCCCAAGCGGGTGCTGTTGATCCTCCAAGCCATGGATACTGCCGGCAAGGGCGGGATTGTTGAGCATGTCGTGGGATCGATGGATCCGCAGGGAGTCAAGGTTGCCCCGTTCAAGGCGCCGACTGATGAAGAGAAAGCCCACGATTTCCTCTGGCGGATCGAGAAGGCGTTGCCCCCCGCCGGATTCGTCGGAGTCTTTGACCGCTCCCACTACGAGGACGTGCTGATACACCGCGTGCACGGGTGGGCTGATGAGGCCGAATTGGAACGGCGCTACGCGGCCATCAACGAGTTCGAGGCACACCTCGTCGAGCAAGGCACGGCGATCGTCAAGGTCATGCTGAACATCAGCCGTGATGAACAGAAAGCGCGCCTGCTGGCCCGATTGGATGACCCTTCCAAGCATTGGAAGTACAGCACGGACGATCTCAAGGAACGCGCCTTTTGGGATTCCTATATGGACGCCTATCAGCTGGTCTTCGAGAAAACATCAACCGAGGTGGCGCCCTGGTATGTGGTTCCGGCGAACAAGAAGTGGTTTGCGAGGATCGCTGTACAGGAGCTTCTACTCGAGGCCCTCGGGAAGCTGGATCTGGGCTGGCCGAAAGCCGACTTTGACGTGCCGGCCGAGCGGGCTCTGGCCGTCCAATCCTAGCTGGCCGTCGGGCCGTCCTCGCCGTTGCTTCGAGCCGCGGCCAGCCTCCTGCGGGCACCCTCCAGCCACTCTTCGCAGCGCTTCGCCAAAGCCTCGCCGCGTTCCCAAAGGGCGAGTGATTCCTCAAGGCTTGCACCGCCGGCTTCAAGGCGGCCAACCACGCCCATGAGTTGCTCGCGGGCTTCCTCGTAACTGAGGGCGTCCAGGTTCTCCGCCGAGGTTTTAGCCTCTGGGGAGGAGTTCTCTGCTGTCATTTCTTAATCCTCGTTCTGCTGTTGCTTGCTTGGGTTTCCGGAAGCTCCGGAAGACACGGCTGAGAGGCGGCCTTCTGCCAACCGCAGGGTCAGCTCGGTTCCGTCCGGGGCTTGGTCCGGGCTCCGGACAACATCGTGGCCGATGCCGTCCGCTCCCGTCACTTGGACCACCGCATAGCCGCGGTCCAGTGTTTTTTGCGGGGACAATGCCCTCACCTGAGCGCGGAGGTGGTGCATCTGGTCGACTGCGCGGACGACGGCGGAGCTAACGGCCGTGTGCGCGTGTTTCCGGAGTCGCTCGATGTCCTCTGCCCTGGCTGTGACCATTCCCTCAGGGAAAGCAAGCACGGGGCGTGACCTCAACGCGTTGAGGCTATCCGTTTCGCGGTCCACCAAGCGGCTTACGTTACGGTGCAGTTGCTCTCGAGCCTGCCGGACCCTCGCCAATTCCTCGGCGACGTCCGGCACGATCCTCTTCGCGGCGTCAGTGGGCGTGGACGCCCTCAGATCCGCGACGTCGTCCAAGATAGGGTGGTCGGCCTCATGGCCAATTGCGCTGACCACCGGAGTAGCCGCGGCAGATACCGCCCGTACCAGTTCCTCGTTGCTGAAGGGAAGCAGATCCTCCAACGCTCCGCCGCCACGGGCGATCACGATCACATCGACGTGGGGATCGGCGTCGAGTTCCCTGAGGGCAGCCAGGATCTGAGTCACCGCGGTGACCCCTTGGACAGCGACCTCGCGGATGGCGAATTCCACGGCTGGCCAGCGAAGGGCCGCATTGCGCAGCACGTCTTTCTTGGCATCCGAATCGCGGCCTGTGATCAGCCCGATCCGGTGGGGGAGCAGTGGCAGCCGTTTCTTCCGCGACTCGGAGAACAACCCTTCGGCGCCAAGCGCCTGACGCAAGCGTTCGATCCTCGCGAGGAGATCACCGAGGCCAACAGGGCGGATGTCCTTGATCGACATGTTGAGCCGGCCGGTCTTAAGCCAGAATTCGGGTTTCACCAGGGCGACGACGCGGGAGCCACGCTCCAATGGGACCTTCTGGCGGTCCAGAACGTTGGACCACAGCGATGCGGGCAAAGAGATTTCAGCGTCGGTGTCCCGCAACGTCACGAATGCGCTGCCACCACGGCGGTTGAGCTCGATGACTTGGCCTTCGATCCACGCCGCCGGGGCCCGTTCTATGTGCGTCTTGAGCTTGCGGGACAGCAGCTGCAACGGCCAAGGATTGTCCGGCGTGGTCTCCGACGCCGTGGCCGGCAGTGTCGACTCCGCATCGGGGGAATCGGCAGTTGGCAACGGCTGTGGGGTGCCGCCGGGCACGGCATCATAGGACACGCGGGTAGCCTCCTGCTGGTGGCTGGTGCATGGTTCCGTCCTCGCTGGTACGTTGCTAAAGGCTGCCGGCGGCACTGCTGCCATCAGTGCCGCTGAAAAGTTTGCTACCGAAAAGTTGGTGGCAGGCTTCCAACTCTATCCATACCTTGTAGCACGCATGACTGACATTTACTGGTCGTCGCCCCGACTGGAACTGCTGTACTCCAAACCCGAGGAATCCATTGCGCACGTTCGTCTCTGCTATCGCAGTGATCTTTGCCCTTCTGCTCACAGGAATCGCCGTCCCTATGGCGTGGACGGACGCCAACATCGTCCGGGAAGAGGGGTTCGTGGGGCTCACTGCTTCGCTCGGCAAGGACCAGGCGTTCCAGGCCCGCCTGGCGGCTACCGCCGTCGGAAGCCTTGAATCCAAAGTCAACCTACCGGCGTCGGTGGAACAACTTGGTGCCTCGCTCCTTAAGAACGCTGCCTCGTCCATGTCCACATGGCCGGAATACCCCCAAGCCTGGAATGAAACCGTCCGCCGGAGCCACCAGCTGAATTTTGACGGGGGTGCCGGTCCAGCGAACTCAGGTGCGCTGACGTCCCTAGTGCTCGACGTCGGGCCCCTCGCCAAGCTCGCCGCAGACCGCCTGCGCGCGACAACCGGCCTCCCCATAACGCCCCCGGATTCCATCCAGATCAGTATCGGAGGTCCGGGCCAACGCCAGCAGGTAGACACAATCTCTGCGTACGCGCCGATGTGGTGGATCCCCGCCCTGGGTGCCATCCTGTTGTTGGCCTTGGCTCTGTTGGCTGCCAGGCGCA
Proteins encoded:
- a CDS encoding N-acetylglucosamine kinase, which translates into the protein MGLDIGGTKTRGVRFEDGKPVRDESTGSSNVQNVTREVAAANLAELFAMIGGGHVDRVLAGAGGIDTDADARALADLIEPHVPGAEVTVVHDSRLLLAAGRASTGVAVIAGTGSAAWGKNADGEEARAGGWGFLLGDEGSGYWLGREAVRHSLRRMNKGLEPDGLTAALLESCGVDDPNKLIALFHSEDTDRRYWAQRAAAVVETAREGVEISRLLLDQAGRDLAELAAQAVRQLGLPGPVILGGGLGMNVEPLQSAFRTGLAAHGITDVRVLDQEPVFGVLHILAEQA
- a CDS encoding ABC transporter permease translates to MEWFLANSGMVFERAGEHLILALIPMVLGLLIAVPLGQLARRNRTLRTVVTTGSSLLYTIPSLALFIILPPILNTRILDPLNVVVALTIYAVALLVRAAMDAFDSVDDDLRMAAVSMGFKPTARFLQIDLPLSLPVLFAGLRVVSVSNISLVSVAALLGVGNLGMLFTDGLQRTFVTEVVVGIIAILLLALIMDTFLVLLEKALTPWTRASAVTTKQETKAGLAIAETRIHAEAAR
- a CDS encoding glycoside hydrolase family 35 protein gives rise to the protein MNNAVLSYHDAVLFRSGERYRILAGAIHYFRVHPDHWQDRLRKLKAMGANTVDTYVAWNFHQPSPDIAPDFSGWRDLGRFIDLAAEEGLDVIVRPGPYICAEWDNGGFPAWLTGTPGIGLRCLDPLFTDPIEQWFDHLLPIIASRQASVGGPVVAVQIENEYGSYGDDHHYIRWNRRALEERGITEMLFTADGGTDYYLDGGAIDGTWATATLGSRGDEAVATWARRRPGEPFFNVEFWGGWFDHWGEHHHVRDAAEAAAEVRKMLDLDGSVCIYMAHGGTNFGLRSGSNHNGSRIQPTVTSYDSDAPIAENGALTPKFHALRREFLRAQGIEELTELPQELLAEPAVLPAQTLPLAPGPELLALARAAGAPVPNVRPLSFEQLGLDAGMVLYSADAVLPGKPGTPTESALRITGLNDRAYIWVDGAFVGILDDVTAAEGLKVTGKGAPVKLEILVENLGRINYGPLTGHGKGILGGVLVNQRYTFNWTQTPVRLAEWGPAEIKQLAGAEFVAEQAADSYLALPDSGKGFVWINGFLLGRYWGIGPQQTLYVPAPLIRAGSNIIKVLELEKTGTVVELRESADLGATDNSEIAAALLPA
- a CDS encoding ABC transporter permease gives rise to the protein MSNFLDTVAWLTDPDHWSGSGGIATRLLEHLQYSALVLAIAAAIAVPVGLFIGHTGHGRVVAVAFAGALRALPTLGLLVLFALLAGSGLMPPVWALVILTVPPLLAGTYAGISSVDPNVVDGARAMGMTELQILFRVELPNGLQVMFGGIRTAVLQVIATVSVVAYLPLGGLGRYLFDGLVLQDFPRMLGGSLLIAALAIAVDLILALAQRILLPPGLSIDSNGGHKATGDLAAAAPAGAAVQGGTA
- a CDS encoding pyridoxal phosphate-dependent aminotransferase, which gives rise to MAEFKQSTKLHNVLYDIRGPILQAAQQMEAEGHRILKLNIGNPAPFGFEAPDAILVDMIRHLPHAQGYSDSRGIFSARTAVSQYYQTRGIQNIHVDDIYLGNGVSELITMSLMALLEVGDEILIPTPDYPLWTASVALAGGRPVHYLCDEESGWQPDLEDMESKITPQTKGIVVINPNNPTGAVYPEETLKKIVALAEKHGLVVFADEIYEKILYEDAVHVNLAGLTGDDVLCLTFSGLSKAYRVCGYRAGWMAISGPKKDAADYLEGINLLANMRLCANVPAQHAIQTALGGHQSINDLILPGGRLLEQRNKAYDLLNAIPGVSTQQARGALYLFPKLDPEVYHIRDDEKFVLDLLKEQKILVSHGRAFNWVRPDHFRMVTLPNVKDIEEAIGRMADFLGRYEGN
- a CDS encoding ABC transporter substrate-binding protein, whose amino-acid sequence is MKHPVTLTRRGLGGLAAGVGVALALSACGGSPLSTPSTNAPSGAGGSLTVGSADFPESQVIAEIYAGALNAAGVTATTKPNIGSREIYFKAVQDGSIDLAPDYSGNLLSYLDKNATQVSADDVFKALPGKLPQGLGVLDAAKAEDKDAMVVTKATAEKYQLKSIDDLAKVCKDLTMAAPATFETRAYGFPGLKANYNCVLKALKPFSDGGGNLTLQALLSNDVQVADIYTTTPSIQDNALVVLDDPKNNFKAQQVLPLYNKAKMTDKAKDALNAVSKILSTDDLISLNRAVSGNQKQNPKDAAAAWLKDKGIVK
- a CDS encoding NUDIX hydrolase; protein product: MSIHFDTRPAAYGVVIRDGAILLAYWKQDGKEGWTLPGGGLDLGEHPVDGCRREIQEETGYDAEIGAMLGIDVGHWPGEERLDGSDRDFQAIRLVYEANITGGELTHEIDGSTTRAAWVPLDKVPGLNRVSLVDIGLRLHSERPLNGKLPTS
- a CDS encoding polyphosphate kinase 2 family protein, which translates into the protein MAGTTEFTKQVSTVLKAGPGFSLDAVDADSTPGYKGKKSDGVALLAAQDGRLDVLQEMLFAEGKFGSPKRVLLILQAMDTAGKGGIVEHVVGSMDPQGVKVAPFKAPTDEEKAHDFLWRIEKALPPAGFVGVFDRSHYEDVLIHRVHGWADEAELERRYAAINEFEAHLVEQGTAIVKVMLNISRDEQKARLLARLDDPSKHWKYSTDDLKERAFWDSYMDAYQLVFEKTSTEVAPWYVVPANKKWFARIAVQELLLEALGKLDLGWPKADFDVPAERALAVQS
- a CDS encoding ABC transporter ATP-binding protein — encoded protein: MAEAMIEFQSVTKQYQGGQPAVDGLSMSIDKGAITVFVGPSGCGKTTSLRMINRMVEPTSGTITVAGKDVSNEPAAQLRRSMGYVMQSSGLMPHRSVLDNIATVPRLNGVSKAAARKRAEELLDVVGLASVLGKRYPSQLSGGQQQRVGVARALAADPPVLLMDEPFSAVDPVVRDELQQELLRLQRELAKTIVFVTHDIDEATVLGDKVAVFAVGGKLAQYAAPEEILRAPANDFVASFVGRDRGFRHLAFNGADAVPVHPVKTVEAPQLAAGSSEWALVLDGDARPMGWASPRDGAGLIPGGSLFRRGDTLRRALDAALSSPSGLGVVVDDDGRLTGVLKAEEVLALIEETRHNREDAP
- a CDS encoding pirin family protein, whose product is MTNLETAPAQEVCPAGHPGQGPCVQLWPSRNVPLGGVRNMTVSRTLPQRGLPTVGAWCFLDSFGPDRVAMSVLPHPHTGLQTVTWPLLGEVRHRDSVGSDVVVRPGQLNIMTAGRGISHSEFAVLPAGLHPNAPDGGAPLPLSRGLQLWVALPDAVRHRAPSFQQIVDLPVVATDGFRATVLVGEFAGRRSPAIMYSPIVGAEISASGAVELPLNPVFEHAILVLDGSAVIEGQTVDPGPLAFLGTGRESLRLEATPGTRFMLLGGEPFEEDILMWWNFVGRTHEEVEQAREDWEAQALLGDDDARAARFGLINGHGPDAGAEAGRIPAPPMPGVQLKPRTRNRAGE